A single Glycine soja cultivar W05 chromosome 14, ASM419377v2, whole genome shotgun sequence DNA region contains:
- the LOC114383828 gene encoding uncharacterized protein LOC114383828 translates to MANGGFPFQMSMLTKNNYDNWNIKMKALLGAQDVWDIVENGFEEQDEASLSQGVKETLKESRKRDKKALFLIYQSVDEDTFEKISNAATTKEAWDKLQTCNKGVEQVKKIRLQTLRGDFERLFMEESESISDYFSRVLAVVNQLKRNGEDVDEVKVMEKILRTLNPSFDFIVINIEENKDLKTMTIEQLMGSLQAYEEKQKRKIKQKEATEQLLQLNVKEANYANYKSQRGRGRGQDRGRGRGHGGEGRGGYNNHSNKFNNGERSWNP, encoded by the coding sequence ATGGCGAATGGAggttttccttttcaaatgtcGATGCTCACAAAGAACAACTATGATAATTGGAATATCAAGATGAAGGCGCTACTAGGAGCTCAAGATGTGTGGGATATCGTAGAGAATGGCTTCGAGGAGCAAGATGAAGCCTCGCTAAGCCAAGGTGTAAAGGAGACGTTGAAGGAGTCAAGAAAGAGAGACAAGAAAGCTCTCTTTCTCATTTATCAATCGGTGGATGAAGATACATTTGAGAAGATATCCAACGCAGCGACGACCAAAGAAGCATGGGATAAGCTTCAAACTTGCAACAAAGGAGTTGAGCAGGTAAAAAAGATTCGTCTTCAAACTCTTAGAGGTGACTTTGAGCGTTTGTTTATGGAGGAGTCCGAGTCAATTTCTGATTATTTTTCTCGAGTATTGGCCGTAGTcaatcaacttaaaagaaatggtGAAGATGTTGATGAGGTGAAGGTCATGGAAAAAATACTTCGAACATTAAATCCAAGTTTTGACTTCATTGTTATcaacattgaagaaaacaaggatttaAAGACCATGACTATTGAGCAACTCATGGGTTCCTTACAAGCAtacgaagaaaaacaaaagagaaaaattaaacaaaaggagGCTACGGAGCAACTACTACAACTCAACGTAAAGGAAGCAAACTATGCAAATTATAAGAGCCAAAGAGGACGAGGTCGCGGCCAAGATCGTGGACGTGGACGAGGACatggaggagaaggaagaggTGGTTACAACAACCACtccaacaaattcaacaatggagaaAGAAGTTGGAATCCATAA
- the LOC114385174 gene encoding uncharacterized protein LOC114385174 isoform X1, with the protein MEPEFWDKNPFKATAKAFPPGFHYKPTTILKTRTFYELILVDSNLVSIKHFKDLKDQTLNTHSTIQILKVFQPKHFGSDLNKGKRFSVPFDLVGYTYWDYVDAWIKVFWHQNTRFKHSWLIYFKTNTIYDFPNWFLQWWDFFGPIPEIFPKTVQQGFAQFERQNNLQESRIPTDLKYFSSFALSWIFSWQYHYSKTEKTNQYPSLQRHAFVKWWSQFDSSKADPEQVKLSFQSHPEFLKAVDPETSVFLNQKSHLAVFLARSKSKEIQTKNLKEVLQMLQQEEEGSSSKKEETSSAEEEEEDPFYQNKDDCFGICLD; encoded by the coding sequence atggaacctgaattttgggacaaaaatcCCTTCAAGGCGACGGCCAAGGCTTTCCCACCAGGATTTCACTACAAACCAACCACCATCCTGAAGACAAGAactttttatgaattgattttggtagATTCAAATTTAGTAtctatcaaacatttcaaagacCTAAAAGACCAAACATTAAACACCCACTCCACAATCCAAATACTAAAAGTTTTTCAACCAAAACACTTTGGTTCGGACTTGAACAAAGGAAAGAGATTTTCAGTTCCATTTGATTTGGTAGGTTATACCTATTGGGATTATGTTGATGCTTGGATTAAGGTGTTTTGGCACCAAAATACCCGCTTCAAGCATTCATGGCTGATATATTTCAAGACCAATACAATTTACGATTTTCCCAATTGGTTTTTACAATGGTGGGACTTCTTTGGACCAATTCCAGAGATATTCCCCAAAACAGTCCAACAAGGATTTGCTCAATTTGAGAGACAAAACAATTTGCAGGAATCACGAATTCCAACAGATCTTAAATACTTCTCAAGCTTTGCACTGTCATGGATCTTTTCATGGCAATATCATTACAGCAAGACTGAAAAGACAAACCAATATCCATCACTACAAAGACACGCATTTGTAAAATGGTGGTCACAATTTGACTCATCCAAAGCAGATCCAGAACAAGTAAAACTCTCGTTCCAATCCCATCCAGAATTCCTCAAAGCAGTTGATCCAGAAACTTCTGTGTTTTTGAACCAAAAGTCTCATCTGGCAGTATTTTTAGCAAGATCGAAATCAAAGGAGATCCAAACTAAAAATCTAAAGGAAGTTCTGCAAATGTTACAACAGGAAGAAGAAGGTTCATcctcaaagaaggaagaaacaagttctgctgaagaagaagaagaagaccccttttaccaaaataaagatgattgttttggtatctgtttagattaa
- the LOC114383557 gene encoding probable aldo-keto reductase 1, with product MSSRRMGELKKLVEEDKGKYIGLSVQMAWSLWTRDIEDDTVPLCRELGIGIVPYSPLGRGFFGGKGIVENFIANSFLVQYCSNYLCEKLHNIHVEIFGCEKSEQIIAIHSSS from the exons ATGAGTTCAAGAAGG ATGGGTGAACTTAAGAAATTGGTGGAAGAGGATAAAGGGAAGTATATTGGGTTATCTGTTCAAATGGCGTGGTCCCTATGGACTCGTGACATTGAAGATGATACAGTTCCTCTTTGTAG GGAGCTTGGAATTGGAATCGTACCATACAGCCCTCTTGGCCGAGGCTTTTTTGGTGGCAAAGGAATTGTGGAAAATTTTATTGCAAATAGTTTCCTGGTACAATATTGTAGCAATTACTTGTGTGAAAAATTACACAATATCCATGTAGAAATTTTTGGATGTGAAAAATCAGAGCAGATAATAGCAATCCATTCTTCATCTTGA